TCACTGGAAAATGATTTCAGCTTCCATGCCCGGTTTGATCATCCAATTCCCATTGCTGTCCTTTTGGTTGTCCACGTCGACCCAAATCCGATAACGTTTTTGGCCATCCACTTCGCTGCTGACAAATCCCAACGGAGCGTTCACTTCAAAGTTTTGATCTGGATTCGCCGTGTTGAACACACGAACCAACACGGGTGCGCCAGCGCGAACGGCACCATTGGATGCGAGCGCGTCGATGTCGCCACCAACTCGAACGCGATCCAGCTGAACCAGCGTCGCGATTGGCGAACCAGGCTGCACCCATTCACCGAGTTGTGCGATTCGCATCTCGATGTAGCCATCAAACAGAGCGGTGATACGCCGGCGGTCCAGTTCGAACTCGGCAATTTCACGTTCGCTGCGTTTCGCGATGTACTGGGCTTCGGCGATCTTCTTTTGCATTTCCGCCAAATCGATTCGAAGCAACGCGCGGATGGCTTCGAGAACCTTCTTCTTCATTTCGTAGTACGGCGTGGCTCCCTTTTCGTAGAGCTCACGAAATGACTCCGCTTCGGCTCGAGCCAACTCTTCGTTGTTGCGTGCGTCCTTCAAGTTGACTTCATTCGCGGCGTTGAGCTGAGCTTCTTTCTCTTCCGCTTTCTTGAACTCGAGAGCCAAACGTGCAGAGGTGTCATCGACCAACGCCAGCAGATCGTCTTTCGCGACGTTCATACCTTCTTCGATCGGCAGCTCAACCAACTTGCCTTCGACTTCCGCAGGAATGTCGACCTTCCGGATGTATCTGACTTGGCAATACTCTGCGACCAAAGGGGTTTCGCCCCTCAGACTGGTTTGCGCCGTGGCAGGCTCAGCGTTGATTGCGGAAACGCAAACGCCAGCCAATACAGCAACGATCAATCGCCAGGATTTCATCAAAGGGATCTCGTGGTGGAGGGACAAGGTGATGAGATTTGAAAGAGAAGAGAGAGAAGGTGGGAGGAAATCAGAAAGCGAACTTGTAGGCCCACTCAAAGACTTCGTGCAGCAACACAAACCCGCTGGCTCGTTTGCCACATTTGACGTCCGCGGTCAACTTGGTACCGGGACTCGGAGACACTTTGCTCAGTTCAGTGAGGTCAGGCAGGATTCGCATCTTGATGACCGAGCCGTGCTCTTCGTTGGATTCCGCACGCAGCGAAATGTTTTCGACGGGCAACTTGCCGGGCAACGGTTCATCAGGGTTCGACGCCAGGATGTAATCCACATCCAACGACTGGACCTTGTTGTCATGGATGAACTGGTCCAAGTGACCTTCGCGTTTTTCAGGCATCTCGATTTCGAGATACATCGGCTTGGAAAGGTCAGCGATTTCCATCAACACTTGACCGGTTTGAATCGGACGGTTGAGCAACATCTTTTCGACTTCCCATGAAACGACGATGCCATCGATCGGCGACCGTACGATCAAGTCTTCAGCTCGCTGCTCTTTCAGCTGCAGCTTGGCTCGCTGTGCTTCGAGCTTGGTTTCGACTTCGACCTCTTCCAATTCAATCGCGCGTCGCTCGGTCGCCTTCAATTGCGATCGATTGCGGGACTGAGTCCGGATGCGTTGCAATTCAGCCAACGTCGTTCGGATCTGACCGCGTAGATCTTCCAGTTCGATGCCGATGTCTGGGTTGATCATCTTCACCAGCGGATCGCCCGCGGCCACGATCGAGTTGTGATCGACCAGCACCTCACGGACTTCGCCATCGATGCCCGCAAAGACTTCTCGGCGAGCTTCGGCTTTGAGTGTTCCGTCGGCTTCCAGGTCGAACTCCATCGGGATGAAGATCAATCCGCAGATCAGGGCAGCGATCGCACCGACCACTCCCAATGTCTTTGGCAGAGTTCGGGCTCGCAAAACCCAAGTCGCTCGACCGAGTGTTCGCCACACTGGCATCAAGAATAGATTTGAGTGAGCCTGCGAGTTGGCGATTGCGCGAGTGCCGTGCTCGTAAACCAAGTCGCATCGCTGGCGGAAGATTTCAGGCGGAAGATCCGTTTCGATCTGTTCGACGATCAATGCGCCGATGACTTCACCGCGGTGAGCATCGTCGCGATCAACTTCGCCGGCGGCACCCATCTCAGCTTCTTGGCCGAGCTTTCGTTGTGGCTCCCGAAGCGGGAGGACCGCGATGTTCCGTCCGTAAGAAAGGTCAACGTAGTCTTCGAGGGCTTCTTCGATCTGCGGCGGCAAATCTTCCGTGGACCCGTCGTGCCACAATGGTTCGCCAGCCGCGACAACCCGCGTGGCCAGCACGTTCAGGGCTGCAACGATGTTCGAGCGGTTCTCGATCGTGTCCTGACCGCTGATGGCCTCAACTTTACATTTGCCACCCTTTTTGATTGCAACACTGACTCGGTCGCAACCGATCAGTCGGCGACCTTCGTTGGCGACAATCGCGGCGGTCTCTTTCAGATCCAGTGATTCGTGAGCCGCACGAGCGAAGGAGTCGGCTTGCTGCCAAAGCGTTTGGCGATCCCCGAGTGTGCGAAGCTTTTGACTGCGGAGCCATTCGGCCGCGAGCTCGCACATCTGCTGCAGGAACCGCAGGTAGCCACGTTGTGTATCGGGGGCGGTGTCGGGACGCTGGAAGATTTCGATCAAGCCGTCTTTTTGGCCATCGTGCTGCAGAGCACCCAACACCAATAAGTAACGAGTCGGGTTGCCTTCGGCGTCGCCGTCCGTCGTTCCACTGTAAGGAGGAACGAGCAGCGACTGGCCCGACGCGGCTGCGCGACGAATCAGCCGGTTGTGGCGATCGGCGTCTTCCGTGCCTTCGTTCAGAATCGACGGCTCAGCGTTGATCTGATACTGCAACCGTAGCTGCTGATCCTCATCGAGCAGCCACACCGCACCACCGGCCGCGGCCAGGGCGGTGATGATTTTGCTCAGCAACTCCGGATAGAACTCCGAAGCGGTGGCACCGCTCTTGGTGAGAGCTGCGATTTCGTTGACCAAACCGCGGATCTGCGCTTTGGTTTCTTCGACCGTTTGTTGGTTGACCGACATGGGCCTGTCTGACTGCTCGGGCGAGAAGGGGGCGGAAATGTCCAGTGGGCCGACACTACTTAAAATTCCGCCTAGATCGCCACTGGAAGTCGCTTCAAAAGCGGAGTTTGCATTCTTCGCTGGCGAACTGTGACGCTGGAATGGGAAACGCCGGTTGCCCCGGTCTTACCCCCCAACACGTCTCGTCCGACAACGCCGAAAACACAGAGAAAATCGATTGAAACGATTCCCGCTGGACAACTTATACATTTTGTATAACCTCTTGTCCAGAGTCGAGTCGGAAAAGTCGTTGAACTCGTTTCACCATCCGCCGACCCTCGACCTCTTCTCAGACAATCTCTTTCCGCCTGGAACGCCGTTTTGGCTGCACCCGAAGATCGACCCGACTCAGCCGACAGTCACCGCATCCAAACCAGCGACAAAAGCGGTGCGGAACCAAAGGCCACGGATCCGAAGATTTCCAACGAGGTAAAAGGATCGACACCATCCGAAACCGCAGAAATCGGGAGCCCAGAAATGGAGGGCAACGAGACCGGCCAAATGCTGAAATCTCTGCAGTGGGAACTCAACCGGATTCAGCGGACCGTGCGGCTAACCCTTCAGTCCAAGCTGCAGGGACTCGTCGGCCAATCGCTCCCGACACTCAGCGAAAACCGAGAACTTGCCAATTCCATCCAAAAGATGTTGGACACACATAGCCTTCGGATTCGATGCCCTCAGTGCGGACACGCGTCAATCTTGCGTGTCTCGCCGCGAAAGGGGATGCCGGGCGGAGCGTTTGTGCTTGATCACACCATTGATCGCAAACGCACGTTTCATGGTGGATCGTCCTCGGTCCCGCCAATTCAACTGACGGCAAAGCCCGAGCGAAAAGCGAAGACGACTGCCAAGACACGATCCCAGCCCGCCGCCGCGGGGGAGATCCGATCCAAGGTTGGCTAGCTCGGCTATCCCATTTCGCCCAAAAAGCCTACAAACGTTTCCCAAATAGCCCTTGCCGAATTTGGGTTCAGTCGAGTAGGTTCTGCGATTCAAATTTTTCGGTGCCCTTTTGTCAGAAGTTGTGAGCAGTGGCTGTTCAACGTACCTACATGGCCAAACCCGGCCAAATCGAAAAGCAATGGCATGTTGTGGATGCCAGCGACGAAGTTCTCGGTCGACTCGCCAGCGATATCGCTGTCGTATTGATGGGAAAACATCGTCCTGAGTACACCCCACACGTCGATTGCGGCGATTTCGTGATTGTCACCAACGCCGACAAGATCGGCATGACGGGCAACAAGATGCGTGATCGCCACTACACTTGGTACACCGGCTACCCGGGCTTGCGTCTGGAAAGCTACCAAGATCGTCATGATCGCAAACCGGAATATTTGCTGTATCACGCCGTTCGTCGCATGTTGCCAAAGAACAAACTCGCTCGCCAAATGCTGAGCAAGTTGAAAATCTACGCTGGCCCTGAGCACCCACACACCGCTCAGCAACCCGTCGAATTGGCACGCACCGGCAAAAAAGCCAGCGCCTAGTTCCCACACGCCCTCACCGACCGCATCACGCGGGTCTGATCCATGATTGCAGTTAAAAAAGACAAGATCAACGGCGACGCACTGGGAACAGGACGTCGCAAAAGCAGCGTTGCCCGAGTACGCGTTCGTCCCGGCAGCGGAAAAATCACTATCAATGGTAAGTCGATCGAAGATTACTTCGTCAACGACCAACATCGCTACGCGATCACTGAAACCCTCGAAGCCGCTGGCTTGACCGAATCGGTCGACCTGCTGATTCGTGTTTCGGGCGGCGGAATGACCGGCCAAGCCGGAGCCGTTCGCATGGGCCTCGCTCGTGCTCTGTGCAGCCACGATGAGGCTTTGCACGACCCGATGCGTGAAGGCAGCTTCCTGACGCGTGATTCACGCATGAAGGAACGTAAGAAACCAGGCCTTCGTGGTGCTCGCCGTGGCGTTCAGTTTAGCAAACGCTAAGAAGGTTCAATTTTGGGTAAGAAAGAAGAAGCTTTTGAAGTTGAGGGCACCGTTACACAAGCCCTCGCCAACACTCGCTTTCGTGTGCAATTGGAAACCGGCAACGAGGTCATGGCCCACGTTGCTGGTCGAATGCGAAAGCACTTCATCCGGATTGTTCCAGGCGACAAAGTTCGCGTGGAGCTTTCGCCATACGATTTGACCAAGGGTCGCATCGTTTACCGCGAACGCTAACATCCGACTGCGTTGGCTGACGGTTTCAATCGCCGATTTGCTTGCCATTTTCACACGTCTCTCCTCCAGAAACAGCGACCGATACAGTGGCCAAGCCCCACCGGAAAACAAAGAAAGCCAACCACGGCAAACGCCCCGCAAATGCGAAGGCACGCAAAGCTAAGCGGAAAAAAATCAAGACCTGATCGTGGCACGCAGCGAATTCATCCTTGATCCGGCTCTGCTGGACGTTGACAAGCCAATCGCCGATATCGAAGCGATTCGCCAGTACAACCCGCAGCGGCACGAAATGGAACAGTTGACCGCGATTCTCTATGAGGATCTCGATCAACACGCGTGCGCCGCCTACAAGGCAATCACTGAAGACGAGTTTTGGGTTCGCGGTCACATGCCCGGCATGCCGCTGATGCCCGGCGTCGTGATGTTAGAAGCTGTTGCTCAGCTTTCTAGCTACTACACCCAAAAACACGACCTGCTCGGTGCCGCAATGGTCGGTTTCGGCGGGGTCGATGAAGTTCGCTTTCGAGGAGTTGTTACTCCCGGCGATAATCTCATCGTGCTGGTGAAGCTCGAAAAAGCTCGCCGCGGACGCATGATCGTCGCCCGATTCCAAGGCGTCGTCGGCACGGAACTGGTCTTGGAAGGTTGCCTGCGAGGGATTCCGATCCCAATTGAGGCGGTCACCCGGCAACTGGGTGCCTCCAAAGAATCCGCCGACTCCTGAGCTTCGCCATCAATTGATGGCGAGCAACAAGCAGTGGCCAGCAGAATCTCTGCCTTTGGTTTTCGCTGGCATGCGGCCAATCTGAGCGAGTACTTCTAGCTCCATCGACGGGAGCACCATCGAGCTCGGCGGCGAACCGCCGAGCCACAATCGGTCGCCTCGCTGACTAACAGCTGAATCCGTCGGGGATCTGGCCGTCTTTGATCACGATGCTGATTCCATCGCGAATTTGCAGGTCATCGTCTTCGCCTTGGTGCTCCACCTTGGCTTCGTTCAAGATTCGAACATTCTCACCAACGCGGCAATTCTTATCCAGAATCGCACCCTGAATCACGCTTCCGGCGCCGACGCCGACCGGCAGCTTGCCGTCGCGATTTGCACCTCGCATCTCGATGAAGTCGGCTCCCATCACGACGCTGTCTTTGATCGTGACATTGTCGCCGATAACGGTCCGAAGTCCGATCACGCTGTTTTCGATCGTCACATTGTCACCGATGCGGCAACCGTCCGCGATCAAGCTGCCGGTGATCTTCGCATCGCCCATGATCGTCGGCGGAAGGAATCGAGGGCGACTGTAGATGGGTGAGTGACGATTGCGAATGTCAAACGGCGGGTTCTTGCTAGCCAGTGACAAGTTCGCCTCGTAGAACGAGCGAATCGTTCCGATGTCTTCCCAATACCCATCGAACAGGTGCAACTGAACCTTGTGAGTGTTGATCGCCTCGGGGAAGACTTCTTTGCCGAAGTCACTGTGAAGGCTGTTTTCGAGCATGTCGACCATCAGGTCCTTGTCGAAGATGTACAGCCCCATGCTGGCCAGCAAATCACGGCCCTGGCTCTCAATCCCACGAGCATCGATCCAGCTGGGCTCCATGCGGACCTTTGCGATCTCTTCTTCGGTTTGGGGTTTTTCAACAAACCCAGTCACCCGTCCGGAATCATCGACTTGCATGATTCCCAGTGCCGAAGCGTCTTTTCGCGTCACCGGGATGCCCGCGATGGTCGCGGCCGCTCCCGACTCGATGTGAGTCTTCATCATCTCGCGAAAATCCATTCGGTACAGTTGGTCGCCCGAAAGGATCAACACATGCTTGATCCAACTCTCTCGCAGGTGCACCAAGTTTTTGCGGACCGCGTCGGCGGTGCCCTGGTACCAATCGGTGCCGGAATTCACGGTCTGCTGAGCGGCCAGCAGTTCGACAAACCCACCGCTGAAGTGATCAAAGGTGTACGTTTGCCGAAGGTGGCGGTGGAGACTCTCGGATAGAAACTGCGTCAGGACATAAGCGCGATTCAGTCCGCTGTTGATGCAATTGCTGATCGGAATGTCGATCAATCGGTACTTCGCGGCCAATGGCACCGCGGGTTTGGCGCGGATCTTTGTGAGCGGGAACAATCGTGTTCCGCGGCCACCGCCAAGAATCAACGCGATTGTATTGTTCAAGTCCATGATCACTCTCGTGGGATGACGTGCTAGTTGATGTGGATAGTTGTTGAATGTGAACGTTTGTGTCTGAACCGGCTAGCTTACCAATACTTTTCAAATCGAATGGTGCCGGGTCCCGGTGTTTCTGTGGCATCATGAAATCCGGCTGCACGAAGCAGCGGTAGCATGCCGGGCTTATCGGGAACGTCGCCACCGGGCGGCACGTAACCGATCATGTCTGGGTTCCCGCACAGGAAAACGTGTGTGTTGCTGGGCGCGAGTGGATCGCCAACCAACTCCGCCAACTTGCCGGTGGTGAACATCGTTTGCAGATACTGCTTGCCGACGTAATCAGGGCGGTTTGGCTCTAAATTCTTGGGCTCACGAGTCGTCAGTGGTAGGTAGCAATAATTGGGAAATCGACGCATCAGCTCATCGTGCTCGCTCTGATAAGCAATGTCCGATTGGTATCGAACGCTGGTTGCGATGACGATTTTCCCGAGGTGACCACGCGACAGCAAAGTGGTCGCCATCGCGTTGTGGGGAGCTTCGCCGGTGCCGGTTCCGAGCATCAAAACGTTTTCGTTCGTTGGAATCTCACCCAACAAATATCGCCCGGTGATTTTGCGTTCGACGCAGATTCGATCACCTTCCCCTTTGCCAAACAGGCGAGGCGTTAGGGCAGGTGGCTTGCTCGCGGAAGTTGCGCCCTGACGCACCAATGTGATGTAGAACTCCAGGTAGTCGATTTGGTCGACGGGCGCCAGTTCGCCCGCATTGGGCGATTCGGCATCGTGCAGCATCGGGCATGAAATAGAATATGCCCGCCGGACCAACTTTCGCGACTTTTTGACAGGGACGTCCTCAGGCTGGGTGCCTCGCAATCGCGGTTCCCAGTTCCCCAGCCCGATGGCGACATATTGCCCGGGCTCGAACGGCATCACAGGTTCGTCGCACTGGATCCGGTACCTCGCCAGATCCTCAGTCAGGTCCATCCGTTTGATGATTGTCGCGTTGTAGTGCTTCTCGCGAAGCCGCTGCTTTTCTTCATCGTCCGGGTAGCCCAGTTCATCCATCGCGTTTTCAACTCCCAGATGCCTTTTTCACGTCGGCGACCCCGCCCGCCTGAGTTACTATAGTGGATGAGGTCGAGCGGCGTGGTAGTGTGCACATCGCTTTCCAAGCCCGTCGTTGATCAACATTGGTGGGCTGAAGAGAGATGCAAATCGGCTGAAAAGCAGAGCCTTCCGTTCAGTGGAACAGTGACCACCGAGTTTGCCCGTCTCGACTTCGCGATCTCACCGCCTCACCTTTCATTCGGACCATCGATCATGCTTGATCGCCAAGTCTTCTTTCGGCAACATCGGCTTCGACTCTCGATCCTAACAGGCACAATTGGCCTGGCGGTTGCGTCAGTCGTCACGTTGGGAACGTCATCGAATCTGACGGCGGAAAACTGGACCAGCTTGGTTGGCAACCGAACGGTCCAAGCTCAGATGATCGGGTTGTGGGACGACAACGTCATCCTGTTGATGTCCAACGGCAAACGTGTCAGCGTGCCGATGAAATCGCTGATCGCGGAAAGCCGGATCCAAGCAGAAGAAATTGCGACTCGCTTGAAAGAACAACGCCAACTGTTGAGCGAAGAGTTGCAACAAGTTGCCAATGCAGAATCGGCAGCAGCACCGGATCCACTGCCCACCCCTCCGGCACCTTCCGCCTACCAACCGCTGGCACCGAATCTGTCAATCGACGAAGTCATTGCACAAGTTCACTCGCAGCTTCGCGAGGGACACCTGGCAGTCGCCATTGATGCGTTGCCGCCTTCGTACCGCAGTGACATCGACGAACTAGCAAACTTGTCCATGCAGAAAGCTGACGCCAGCAACTGGAACGAAGCCGTTCAGCAGTTCTATCGTTGGGCAGACTTGATCGTCACTCGTCAAAACTGGATCAAGTCGCACCCGCGGTTGGCCTCTGGTTCTCCCGACAGCGAAAGTCCCTACTTGGATGTGATCGATGAAATGGTCTTGCCAGTCGCGGGCATGATTCGCGCTGGGTTGGCCGACGATGCTGCCAACGCAGAATCCATCCGCGAACAAGGATTCACAAACTGGTTCCGCTCGCGAAGTGAAGCGATGGCACCATACTTTCGGCAACTCACACAATCCTTCACGTCTTCCGATGCCATGTGGGAAGTCGCCCGTTTCGATGAAGACACCGCGACAATCCGACGAGCCGGTTCGGGCAGCCAGCAACCAGGACAACGGCGCCCACCTCGTGGCGAAACAATCGACTTTGTGCGTGTCGAAGGCTACTGGGTTCCTAAATCAGTGGCGGATCAATTCCCAAAGTGGATTGAAGATCAGAAGAAAAAGATTAGCGACATGACTGCCGACACGGTCTCCGCAGTGCCGCTCCAGCAAGCTGGCGGTGCACTCGGCGCGATGGCAACTGGCATGGCTCCCCAGTTTGAGCAACACCTGCCGGCATTGGAATCCGCCGCCGACGCGACAGCCTTTCACGAGGCATCCGAACAGATGCTTGCACCGCTTCAACCATTCCTGAGCATGGCCGGTGCCGCGATGAAGATGGGCGGCGGTCGCAATTCAAACGGGATGTCAGGTTACGGCAATTCCGGATATGACATGGGCGAGCCCGGATACGGCATGGGTGAACCGGGATACGATGACATGGAAATGGGCATGGACCCCAGCTACGGCGAACCCATGATGCAAGACGGCAGCATGGACCAAAGCGGCCCTAGCTTCCGCATGGAACCGACGAATAAATGAGCCCATTGAATTGATGAATGTTGCGATCATCGGCGGCGGACTGTCTGGACTGTCCACCGCCGCTCACCTTCTCTTGTTGTCGAAAAAGCAGAACAAGCCTCTTCCCAACATCACTCTCTTTGAAGCCGCCGATCGACTCGGGGGCGTGATTCACACGGAGACGTTGACGGACAACTCGGGTCGCACCTTCGTGGTTGATCACGGTGCCGACATGTTCGCCACCGCTCCATCGGCCGCCATCGATCTGTGCGAGCAACTTGGAGTCGCGGATCAATTGCTGCGTCCCAACCCGCTCGGTCGCGGTGCCATGATCGCTCGAGGGAACAAGCTGATCCCGATCCCAGAAGGTTTTGTGTTGATGCGTCCAACCAAACTCGGTTCGATGCTGACGACGCCTCTGCTAAGTCTCTCGGGCAAACTTCGATTGCTTCGAGAACGCTTCGTTCCACGTCGAGCCGACAGCGTGACCGACGAGAGCGTTGGATCGTTCGTGCGTCGGCGATTGGGGAACGAGTGCCTGAACAACATCGTCGCTCCCTTGGTCGCGGGCATCTACACGGCCGATGTCGATCGCCTCAGCATGGCAGCGACGATGAAACCGATCTGGGATATGGAGACCAACGACGGGTCGCTCGCCAAAGCAACTCTGCGACGCATCCGAACCGGCGAAGACTCCACGGAACAAGCCAGCAGTGGCGCTCGCTACGAAAAGTTTCGTGCGTTTCCAAATGGGATGAAGCAATGGATGGATATGCTCGCCGATTTCGTCGGGCGTGAAAACATTCGCTTGAACACGGCTGTTCGCTCAATCGTCCCGCGCCCGAACCATCGTTATCAACTGAACATCGAAACCGAATGCAGCGATCAGTCTTCCCAAGAGTTTGATCAAGTCGTCGTTTCAACACCCGCGCACGTCGCAGCGAATCTCTTGCAATCGCTCAGTGAAGAAGCGGCCTCCACGCTTCGCTCGATTTCATTCGCATCCACCGCGATTGTGGTGATGGCTGTTCGCAGGGATTGCATCTCACGTCTGCCAGCAACATTTGGTTTTGTCGTGCCGCCAAAGGAAAACCGACGCGTGCTAGCAGGTAGTTTCGCCAGCACCAAGTTTCCCCAGCGTGCTCCCGATGATCACGTGATTGTGCGAGCGTTTGTTGGCGGTGTGTTGCAACCGGAGATCCTCGACCGCAGCGATAGTGAGATCACCGATGTCGTCCGCACCGAACTGGGTGACCTCATCGGACTGGATCAGACTCAACCACTCGAGGACATCACCGCCCTCGTTCGAGTCGTGCGTTGGAACGAGGCGATGCCCCAGTATGAGGTTGGTCACTTGGACAAAGTCCAACGGATTCAAGCCGCGATCGATTCACTCGAGGGGCTGCACCTGAACACAAACGCACTGGGTGGCGTGGGGATCGCACCGGTGATTGCGGCGTCGGAACGGACCGCGGAACGCATCTTGAAGTGAAGCTAGGCCTTCGCTTTAACAGTGAAATGGCACACATAGGCTAAAGCAACGACCCCCACAAAACCGCGTCCCCAGGCGTCTCAAACGCTCTCGGATTGTTTCGTGAATTCCGAGGGAGGGGCAAAAAGATGGGATTGACTGGGGTATCGGGATGGTTCACGCTGCGCAGTCAGTTGAGCACCACATTTGGGTTGGTTGGTTTGTTTTGGAAGCGTTTTCCAGTGAAACGAGCCCGAATGCGAGAGGCATCTTGCCTCGTTGGTGACGGTTTGCAGGGTATCAGATTAGTGACGAACATTTATGTCGGGAACCTCTCGTTCAAGGCCACCGAGGAAGAACTCCGTGGCGCGTTCGAACAGTATGGCGAAGTGTCAGCTGTGAACATCATCATGGATCGAGAGACAGGACGTAGTCGCGGATTTGCCTTCGTCGAAATGGCGGATGCCGAAGGTGCTAAGGATGCGATCGAAAACCTGAACGGCCACGAAATCGATGGCCGTAGCGTGACAGTCAATGAAGCTCGTCCACGTGAGCCACGCAGTGGCGGTGGAGGAGGAGGAGGCTACGGCGGCGGACGCGGCCGTGGTGGCGGCGGCGGTGGTTACGGCGGTGGCGGTGGCAACCGCGGCGGTGGCTATGGTGGCGGCGGTGGCTATGGTGGCGGCGGTGGTGGATACGGCGGCGGAGGCGGTGGCGGCTACGGTGGCCGTGGCGATCGCTAAACCCGATACGATTCACGAATGACATTCAATGAACGGAAGCCAGTCTGATACCAGATTGGCTTCCGTTTTTTGTGTCCACGCTGCAAGCACGCACGCAACGATGAGCGCCATTCGAAACGGCCTCAACCAACTGATCAGTCGTCCAGTCCGGTCATCATTGGGCGTTTGGACGGCGTCAAGATTGCGTCGTCACGCGAAACTTCTTCACGCATGGCTCGCAAGCGTTCGTACTTTCGACGAGCCGCCTCAGCCACTTCCGCGTCCTCGTACTTTGGTGAGGTATCAATCGGGGACTGCATCGAGAGCTTGCCGAACTCATCCAAAATCTCGGTCAGGCTCATCCCGGTGCGTTCGCTGGTTCCTCGCGTTAGCCGAGTGATCATTTCCATCGAAAGAATGCCTGCCGAACGGAAGTGAATCTTGGTCACGACGGGCTCCGCCGGGTACATGCCCATCAAGATCATCTTGTCAAAACGAACCTCGGACGAGATCGTC
Above is a genomic segment from Rhodopirellula bahusiensis containing:
- a CDS encoding efflux RND transporter periplasmic adaptor subunit, giving the protein MKSWRLIVAVLAGVCVSAINAEPATAQTSLRGETPLVAEYCQVRYIRKVDIPAEVEGKLVELPIEEGMNVAKDDLLALVDDTSARLALEFKKAEEKEAQLNAANEVNLKDARNNEELARAEAESFRELYEKGATPYYEMKKKVLEAIRALLRIDLAEMQKKIAEAQYIAKRSEREIAEFELDRRRITALFDGYIEMRIAQLGEWVQPGSPIATLVQLDRVRVGGDIDALASNGAVRAGAPVLVRVFNTANPDQNFEVNAPLGFVSSEVDGQKRYRIWVDVDNQKDSNGNWMIKPGMEAEIIFQ
- a CDS encoding efflux RND transporter periplasmic adaptor subunit; translated protein: MSVNQQTVEETKAQIRGLVNEIAALTKSGATASEFYPELLSKIITALAAAGGAVWLLDEDQQLRLQYQINAEPSILNEGTEDADRHNRLIRRAAASGQSLLVPPYSGTTDGDAEGNPTRYLLVLGALQHDGQKDGLIEIFQRPDTAPDTQRGYLRFLQQMCELAAEWLRSQKLRTLGDRQTLWQQADSFARAAHESLDLKETAAIVANEGRRLIGCDRVSVAIKKGGKCKVEAISGQDTIENRSNIVAALNVLATRVVAAGEPLWHDGSTEDLPPQIEEALEDYVDLSYGRNIAVLPLREPQRKLGQEAEMGAAGEVDRDDAHRGEVIGALIVEQIETDLPPEIFRQRCDLVYEHGTRAIANSQAHSNLFLMPVWRTLGRATWVLRARTLPKTLGVVGAIAALICGLIFIPMEFDLEADGTLKAEARREVFAGIDGEVREVLVDHNSIVAAGDPLVKMINPDIGIELEDLRGQIRTTLAELQRIRTQSRNRSQLKATERRAIELEEVEVETKLEAQRAKLQLKEQRAEDLIVRSPIDGIVVSWEVEKMLLNRPIQTGQVLMEIADLSKPMYLEIEMPEKREGHLDQFIHDNKVQSLDVDYILASNPDEPLPGKLPVENISLRAESNEEHGSVIKMRILPDLTELSKVSPSPGTKLTADVKCGKRASGFVLLHEVFEWAYKFAF
- the rplM gene encoding 50S ribosomal protein L13 gives rise to the protein MAVQRTYMAKPGQIEKQWHVVDASDEVLGRLASDIAVVLMGKHRPEYTPHVDCGDFVIVTNADKIGMTGNKMRDRHYTWYTGYPGLRLESYQDRHDRKPEYLLYHAVRRMLPKNKLARQMLSKLKIYAGPEHPHTAQQPVELARTGKKASA
- the rpsI gene encoding 30S ribosomal protein S9, translated to MIAVKKDKINGDALGTGRRKSSVARVRVRPGSGKITINGKSIEDYFVNDQHRYAITETLEAAGLTESVDLLIRVSGGGMTGQAGAVRMGLARALCSHDEALHDPMREGSFLTRDSRMKERKKPGLRGARRGVQFSKR
- the infA gene encoding translation initiation factor IF-1 is translated as MGKKEEAFEVEGTVTQALANTRFRVQLETGNEVMAHVAGRMRKHFIRIVPGDKVRVELSPYDLTKGRIVYRER
- a CDS encoding 50S ribosomal protein bL37, producing MAKPHRKTKKANHGKRPANAKARKAKRKKIKT
- a CDS encoding 3-hydroxyacyl-ACP dehydratase FabZ family protein, with amino-acid sequence MARSEFILDPALLDVDKPIADIEAIRQYNPQRHEMEQLTAILYEDLDQHACAAYKAITEDEFWVRGHMPGMPLMPGVVMLEAVAQLSSYYTQKHDLLGAAMVGFGGVDEVRFRGVVTPGDNLIVLVKLEKARRGRMIVARFQGVVGTELVLEGCLRGIPIPIEAVTRQLGASKESADS
- a CDS encoding glucose-1-phosphate adenylyltransferase, encoding MIMDLNNTIALILGGGRGTRLFPLTKIRAKPAVPLAAKYRLIDIPISNCINSGLNRAYVLTQFLSESLHRHLRQTYTFDHFSGGFVELLAAQQTVNSGTDWYQGTADAVRKNLVHLRESWIKHVLILSGDQLYRMDFREMMKTHIESGAAATIAGIPVTRKDASALGIMQVDDSGRVTGFVEKPQTEEEIAKVRMEPSWIDARGIESQGRDLLASMGLYIFDKDLMVDMLENSLHSDFGKEVFPEAINTHKVQLHLFDGYWEDIGTIRSFYEANLSLASKNPPFDIRNRHSPIYSRPRFLPPTIMGDAKITGSLIADGCRIGDNVTIENSVIGLRTVIGDNVTIKDSVVMGADFIEMRGANRDGKLPVGVGAGSVIQGAILDKNCRVGENVRILNEAKVEHQGEDDDLQIRDGISIVIKDGQIPDGFSC
- a CDS encoding ferredoxin--NADP reductase — protein: MDELGYPDDEEKQRLREKHYNATIIKRMDLTEDLARYRIQCDEPVMPFEPGQYVAIGLGNWEPRLRGTQPEDVPVKKSRKLVRRAYSISCPMLHDAESPNAGELAPVDQIDYLEFYITLVRQGATSASKPPALTPRLFGKGEGDRICVERKITGRYLLGEIPTNENVLMLGTGTGEAPHNAMATTLLSRGHLGKIVIATSVRYQSDIAYQSEHDELMRRFPNYCYLPLTTREPKNLEPNRPDYVGKQYLQTMFTTGKLAELVGDPLAPSNTHVFLCGNPDMIGYVPPGGDVPDKPGMLPLLRAAGFHDATETPGPGTIRFEKYW